One Hippoglossus stenolepis isolate QCI-W04-F060 chromosome 9, HSTE1.2, whole genome shotgun sequence genomic region harbors:
- the LOC118114465 gene encoding probable G-protein coupled receptor 21: MNASSNANQSSSPPFCLLGAVGYSHSLDTCVLEVVVILFLTVLIIAGNLVVIFVFHCAPLLHHHTTSHFIQTMAYADLLVGVSCLVPSLSLLHYLRGLNEEFTCKAFGYMVSVLKSVSMTSLACISVDRYIAITRPLSYATLVTPCRLRVCIVLVWVYSALIFLPSFFGWGKPGYHGDIFQWCADSWKTNPGFSTFILALLYAPAALIVCFTYGSIFRICRQHTKEITQRHARFCSQTEGDKGERGERVEGCPDKRYAMVLFRITSVFYVLWMPYILYFLLESAGLYHHNVASFLTTWLAISNSFCNCLIYSLSNSVFRKGLGRLFSPLFPSCLGCAAKKAPAPVCPRPDPRCKV; this comes from the coding sequence ATGAACGCTTCCTCTAATGCGAACCAAAGCAGCTCTCCCCCGTTCTGCCTGCTGGGCGCTGTGGGTTACTCCCATAGCCTGGATACATGCGTACTGGAGGTGGTtgtcatcctcttcctcactgtgcTGATCATCGCCGGCAACCTGGTGGTGATCTTCGTCTTCCACTGCGCCCCTCTGCTGCACCACCACACCACCAGCCACTTCATCCAGACCATGGCGTACGCTGACCTGCTGGTGGGCGTAAGCTGCCTGGTGCCCTCGCTGTCCCTGCTCCACTACCTCCGAGGCCTGAACGAGGAGTTCACCTGCAAGGCGTTCGGCTACATGGTTTCGGTGCTGAAGAGTGTTTCCATGACATCCCTGGCGTGCATTAGCGTAGACCGCTACATCGCAATCACCCGCCCATTGTCCTACGCCACGCTGGTGACACCCTGCCGGCTGAGGGTGTGCATTGTCCTCGTCTGGGTTTACTCCGCTCTGATCTTCCTCCCATCCTTCTTCGGCTGGGGGAAGCCTGGCTACCATGGTGACATATTTCAATGGTGCGCAGACTCCTGGAAGACAAACCCAGGGTTCAGCACCTTCATCTTGGCGCTGCTCTACGCGCCAGCGGCGCTCATCGTTTGCTTCACCTACGGGAGTATATTCAGGATCTGCCGGCAGCACACAAAGGAGATCACCCAGCGCCACGCACGCTTCTGCTCGCAGACGGAGGGTGACAAGGGCGAGCGAGGGGAGCGGGTCGAGGGCTGCCCGGACAAACGCTACGCCATGGTGTTGTTCCGCATCACCAGCGTCTTCTACGTGCTGTGGATGCCGTACATCCTCTACTTCCTTTTGGAGAGTGCTGGACTGTATCACCATAACGTGGCGTCCTTTCTAACGACGTGGTTGGCGATTAGCAACAGCTTCTGTAACTGTCTCATCTACAGCCTCTCTAACAGTGTCTTCCGGAAAGGTCTCGGCCGCCTCTTCAGCCCCTTGTTCCCGTCCTGCCTTGGCTGCGCCGCCAAGAAGGCTCCAGCTCCCGTCTGCCCGCGACCAGACCCTCGATGCAAAGTATGA